One segment of Streptomyces sp. NBC_00576 DNA contains the following:
- a CDS encoding SPW_0924 family protein has product MRALIAAATGLALAFALVLTITALGAPTGTTSPKPLLTTVPSHP; this is encoded by the coding sequence ATGCGTGCCCTGATCGCCGCCGCGACCGGCCTCGCCCTCGCGTTCGCGCTCGTCCTCACGATCACGGCCCTCGGTGCGCCGACGGGTACGACGTCCCCGAAGCCGCTGCTGACGACGGTCCCGTCACACCCCTAG